Sequence from the Hylaeus volcanicus isolate JK05 chromosome 1, UHH_iyHylVolc1.0_haploid, whole genome shotgun sequence genome:
attcagGATGTAGAAATTTCGATGCGCGAGAAGGATAATAAAATTGCAGATTTAGAAGAAAAGTTAATACAGGCCAGAGACGAGACTGCAGAATCTATTAAGAATATCGCTGAGCTCGTAAGCGAGTTGAACAGTACAAAAGAGAAGATGTCTTTGCATGCGCAACAAATTACAGAAATGGGAGCGGAAATTGTAAGGCTAGGGGCAGAGCTGGATCTTGCAAAATCTAAGCTTGACGTAGAAAAAGGAGATAAAGAAGCTATCTTGTCGGAATATGAAAGTTATAAGCAACGAATCGCCGAAGAAAATGAACATAAACAATTAGAACTAGACGAAGTGAAGGAAAAAGCGAGAGAACTTGGTGTACGAATGCAAGTTATGGAGGCAGAGTATGTCGAACAGCTTGCAACAATAGAGAATCTTAGAGCTGAGAGTGGTTTATTGTTATCAAAGCAAAGACAAATCAATGAGAAGTTAGAAAATGCAGAAAAGGAATCGGAGGAACGAAGAGTGTTAATCGAACAGATGCAAAAGGAAGTTGTTACTAACGTGACTGAGACTACGCAAACTccagaagaagaaattacCGATGATTATATGAAGAGTATTGGAGTACAACATTGCAGTCATTGCGAGCAATGTCAAACGCTGGTGCAAGCACTGGAGGCAAAATTACAGGAGCGAGAGGCAGAAATCGAGAATTTAGATAACGAGTTAGCTAATTCGATTGGCAATTTCGTACAAATGCGGGAGTCTCTTAGGTTCAACGATGTGATGAATCAGACTAGTATGAGGGATAGAGCATTAGAAGATCCTTACAACGAACTTTTATTCAAGTATAACACATTGACAGCGAgttacgaagaaataaaaacaaaattagacCAGTtgttaaaggaaaataaagagTTAGTGGACACGGTTGAAGGTTTACGAACTGCGAATGCTACTTTAGAAGAAAAACTTGGTGCCGCGGATCAAACcttggaagaaaatcaacaAATCGCGGAAAGGTTACAGAGCGCTGATTCCTCAAATTCCGATTTGGTCAAGAAATGCGAGGATCGCGAAACGGAATTGTTGAACGTGCAAAAAGAAATGCAAGTTGTTCAGGAACGTGCAAATCAACTGGAGGAACAATTAAATTCCCAGATAGCTCTATTTAAATCCGAAGAGGAACAacgaatagaaatagaaaaattgttacaagATATGAAAAGCAGGTTTGAGCAAGAAATCGAGTCCTTAAAAACCGAGAGGAATGACAATCGGAAAGCAGTAGAAGACTTGAAGTGTGAGTTAGAGACATACAAAAATCAGAAGAGTACAGAAAGTACAGAAGAATCTGTAGATAAATCAACGATAGTTAAGAGAGAAGCACCTATGTTTGACTTCCCACAAACCGAACAAGATAACGTGCCTCAGTTGTTCGATGCATCCAAAGTTTTTGGTACATTATCTAGTTCTGATTCCGATCCGTTGAGCGATATACAAGTAAAGAGATTGCAGACCTTGTTGGATGAAAAAGAAGCACAGTGTTTTAATCTTACTCAAGAAATCGATCACTTACAGAAAATAATGGTCGAAGAAAGATTGCAGGTATCGCAAAACTACAGTCAACGAGTAGAAGAATTAGAAATATCCCAGAAAGAGTTGCATGCAGCGCGAGAACATTTGGAAAAACTGGAGCAACTGGAGCAAGTTTTAATGGAGAAGGATAGGCAGATTGATTCTTTGAATGCAGAGCTACATAATTTCAGCCTACGAATGATGGAACAACAGAACGATACAGACAATAAATTCAAGGAGTTATCGTTAGCTAGAGACGATCAAATACAAGAATTAGGGACAAGTTTGAATGCAACGAAAGAAGCATTAGAAAAGCTAGTTCTTGAACGAGACCAACAAAACGTCTTGTTGGACACGTACAAATCGCAAATCATCAATTTGGAAgcagaattgaaaaattcaacggATCCTGAATTGATACAAGACTTGGAGCATCGCACTTTGAATATCACGAAAGAGAGAGATTTGTTGCAGTTGCAGGTGAACGATTTGTCCAGATCGTTGGAGGAGATGAAGGAGTCGATCGAGGTTGGAAGAAATTTACGTATGGAGATCGAGAAAGTTGCGCGCGAAAGGGACGAAGCGAAAGAGCTCGTCGCGAATCTCACGCGAGGTTTGGAGGAGGcttataaaaattctgataaaaCATCTAGTGTTACAGATACATCTACCAAAGAATCAACGCCTTTGGAAGAATCCACGGTTGCACAAGTCGAACCAAGCACCTCAAAAACCTCGGACACAGGAGCTGAATCCACGTGGGACGTGGGCTGCACTGAAAAATTCAACGTCGACGAAGAAGCCTGGGATTGGACTGCGGATACTGCACAGTTGACTGGCGAACTTACCACCACGATAGTCCCTAGCACGGAAATGCAGTTGCGAGCAAAGATGGGCGACCTCGAAGACCAGATTAAAGAATtggagaaagaaaaggagaggTTACTCGTGGAAAACCGAACCGCTCAACTGAGAAGCGCAAAGATGATCAAGAAACTGAAAGAGTACAAGGTGCAGGTGGAGAGTCTTCAGCAACAGCTGAAGATACAGAAATCCGCCAGCGACTTCTACGAACTCGACTCAGCTATAGAGGAAGAATTGAAGTCTCAAATCAACAAATTGGAGAAGGCGTTGAACGAAGTCAAGGAAGAGCAAAAAACCGCTGTCGCCGAGAAGGAGGCTTTAACGAAACGCTTGGACGTTCTTGTTTCCGCGAACGAAAGGTACTTGGAGATGAAAGAAAGACAGGACATGGATATGGACGTATTGCGTATACGAAACAAAGAGCTGTCCGATAAAGTCGAGGCTCTGGATAAACGACTGCAAGAAGTAGGCGACGTTGCTCGAAGCGAAACCGTTGCCCTGAAAGAAGAAGCGAAACCGATCGAACACGATCGTCTTCAGAAAAGATCCGCCCAGGGAGAAGACCTGGAGAACCTATGCAAGAAGTACAAGGACGAAATCGATGATCTCAAGGACGAAATGGAAGCCCTGGCAACAGAGAACGAACAGCTGCAGCACTATTTAGAGGAGCAGAAGGTGAAATTATCCACCTTCGAGTCGAAACGAACAGCGGACGAAAACGAATCAATCCAGATCGTCGACGATCTGAACAAAAAGATTTCAGAATTGCAAGAGATGTTGAGCAAATCCAGAGATGAGTACGAATCGCTGAGGAAGCAGTACGAGCAGAGCCTGATGGACGCCAACGATCAAGTGTCTGCAATGAGGCAGAACACGGATTACCTGAAGGAAGAGGCGTTCGAGAGGACCAACAGATTGGAGAAGGAAGTAGCCGATTTGCGTCAGCAGCTCGATGTGTCCTCGATGACCGCAAACAAATCGCAAATGAAATTGGAGAAAGTTCTTCGAGAAAAAGCGGCTCTAGAAGGGAAGCTGACCGAGTTGACGTCTACTTCGGAGAAAGAATTGTCCACGATTGGTGCATCGATGGCAGAGGTAACCGAACTCTTGCACGTTAGGATACAGGAAGTTGCCGAATTGAAACAGGAACTTCAGAGGCAATACGTGGCTCACGAAGAAGCGATGGCGCAATTTCAGAACACTGTACAGCAGCTGAGCAACGAAGCGACCGAAAAGCAGCAAGAGGTAGAGAGTTTGAAGAGATCTCTCAGCGACAAGGAAAACGAGTTAGCTCGACAGCAGAGCACGGAGACTGTCGACGCTCTTATCAACCAAGCGACTCAAGAACTTACGCAGAGGCAAGCGATGGAGATGGAagagaaggagaaagaggTGAAGCAACTGAACGAGAAAATGTTTGCGTTGGAAGTGGCGATAAACGAGTATCTAATAGAGAAACAAAACAATGCTGGACAGTTCGATGCTCAGCAACAGGAACTAGAGCAACTGAAGCAGAATTTGGTGGAAAAAGAATCAGCCCTGGTGTCCTTTCAGTCGAACTTGGACTCCATGAGAGAACGGTTGACTGGAAAAGAATTGCAGGTATCGGAGAACGAGGAAACGATTACGAAACTCTCAGCAGAGAATCGGGGGTATATGGAAGCGATCGGTGAATTACAGAAACGTTTGGGCGAGCTAGAAGCAACCTCCACTCATTTACCCGAATTTGCTTCGCGTGTTGAAAGTTTGGAGCAAGAGCTTCGATACGCGAGGATCTGTCTGGCAGAGAAGGAATCGGTTCTGGAACGATACGCGCAGGAATCCATGGAGTATAAAGTAAGGTTGGAGAACAGCAACACTGAAATTACCCAGCTTTACGGAAAGTTAGAGAAAATTGACGCAGTAAAGAACGAGTTGCAGAAAAAGACTGAACAGGTGGACCGTTTAAGTTCGGAGTTGGAAGCCACTGGTAAAGTACTCGATGAGACTCGACAGAGTTTGAACGAGAAGGTGTCTTTTTTGGAGAGGAGCAATCAAATGCTGAACGAGAAACAAATGGAATTGGACAGGTTGTCGACCGTTCAGCAGGCTGAACATCAACGCGGTGCCTCTAATATAGTTGACGGTTTACCTCTTTTCAAAATGCCGGGCGATGATCAGGATCTGCAGCATACGATAGATTCCATGCGGGCCGATTTAGACAAGAAGCAAGAGGAAATCGACCatctgaaatatattttgaacgAGAACACGTATCCCAGTATAATTCAGGAGATGCAAGACAGGATCAATTGCTTGTACAACGAAAAGGCCGAGTTGGAGTCTTCCCTGGAAGTGGCCACGTTGAGAGCCGAGGAGAAGGAGAAGCAAATCGATGGTTTGAAACAGCAAATCGAGACTCAGAGCCAGGAGTTGGGGATTTCCAAAGAGGAATCGATTTCTCTTTCCAGGGAGAGAAGATCCGTTCAAGATCAGGAGGAGATCGTCAAACTACAGAACGAGTTGCATGCTAAAGAGCAAGAAATCAACGATTTGAGGTATGTGATAGCCGAGAAAGATTCTCAGTTGTCCCTTCAAGCGAGCATGGAACCTCAGTCGGACGATTTCGAGCTGCGTGAAATGGTTCAGAGACTGACCACCGAGTTGTACGCTAAAGAGCAGGAGATTCAGCGCTTGAACTCGAGCATCGCGGAATTGCAGAGGGAGGTGTCGCGTCTCCAGGGATTCGAGAGGCTTTCGAACGAGACCAGGGACGCCATACAAAGGCTTAACCTGGAGAAAGAACAGGTTCGATTGGAAGCGCAAGAATTCCTGGAAGCGAAGCTGAAGGAAAAGGAGACGGAAATCGACGAGATAAAGCAGAGGCTGTCCATGGAGAACAGAAGCATCATGGATGAATTGCAGTTGAGGGACAGGGACATCGAGAATCTGAGAATACAGTTAGCGGAGTCTTCCAAGACGGAACAAACGGTAAAGGATAAGTTACACGAGAAGGAAGAGGAGTTTGTACGACTGAACGTTGACTTGGCGGAGAAGGAACGTAGATTGGCTGAGTTGAGTATTACCAAGGACGCCGAGCTCCACAATCTCAAGGTTCAAATTCACGAGAGGGAAGTTCGCATAGAGGAGCTTCTGGCACTTTcggacgaagaagaaaaacagcTGAAtgagttaaaaaataacttgGAGGCCAGGGAGATGGAAATCAATTCGTTGAAGACTCTTCTGGAGGATAAAGTGAAGGAGTACGAATTGATACAGAGTGTACTGAAGAAAGACGTCTCTCTTATGGGCACGGTTGCATCTGGAAGCATGGAAAGTTCTGGCGATGAGAACAAAGCGTCACCAGCTCAAGAATTGGACCTTGCTTTATACATGCTTCATCAACGGGACGTACGGTGCGAAGAATTGACGCTTGAGTTGATGCAACTGCTCGAAGAACGAGATACGTTGCAGTTGCGACTCTCTAACGCGATCAGAGTGAACGAAGAGTTGAGGAAAGTTGGGAGTTCTAACAGCCCTAAGCACGAGGTCTCTACTTCCAGGAGTGAGGAACCACTCGTAGAACATCCTTCTCCTTCGAAGTCAGAGGGACCTGTGGAAATAGCTAGGGAAGCCATTGATTCTCCTATCGGTGAAGACAAGGAGACTCTTGCTCAGAAGTAcgtgaacaaattttattcgaaaccaaTGAATAACcgatctttttctttcctcccATGTTATGCAACGCAAACaatcgtacattttttaacaacTAATTTTGCTTAGCGTGTAGGAAAGCCCAAAACAAGCTTTTCAAGTTGATCCCTCCTTTCCTCCGTAGTCCTGTGTGATTTGTAAATATCATCTGATCTGATCGAGGTGTAGATGTGTTCTGACATGTAAATATGAATTCATTTCAAGAATACGCAACCAATTTTTGGAGTTCCTACAGAATTGTACGAACGCAAAGGtttgataaatgtttattttaaaatcatgCTTCCGAGATAC
This genomic interval carries:
- the LOC128873492 gene encoding golgin subfamily B member 1-like isoform X3, giving the protein MWGMSEEPPGSKEAEESEAVKEEEGMCEASKSQVESFKEVMLKNKPTLKKEEEVQEYARRLSKIKSRAKLSRRNKEGHSSKDKSRTLDVASADTSEITIDDISQAKTAKAKSTLLQIKLAEDRKVFEQRTKERTETKRAVEEKVEAIRQQLEEKDVPRPDVMIMGLQTDQLSITPIKPVMITSEVMSPIQIENIREKESKISELNDRILELEATVVDLQENLKEKDSVIESKTKAVTLMSADLSKKGKTTLDTLEDTKDEMRTMQEHFVLLETSLKNKNENLLMQLQERDNKLMELEEIIKRFEQQANEQKLSESASADFSRNTMDTLVETKEAMKSMQENFVLIESSLKAKNDNLLQQLQDYELKLAEANERVFKLESGFGIERDPTIEDLQFKLEKLESSNKQLQDEKYELQKSVADLQDKIVNVSVHGNGAVMEKDNRIVELENLIEELKQSNTLLEEESKVELQKQLADLTSKNEEYTNKITDFENLVHKLEEQKSDIASRLPDESTVKEDEKVAKLSKELEDLNKSMIKIKAQHRSKVKNLQKQLENFKMVSDTNAELVRLANQVALLEEEKGNLQLSLVDFDELKASAGDWQERIVDLESKVSVQAEEIQMQIEAIAALENQKLDLIQELHAAKQEISSLEVENAESENLRVTAEMKVVNLEEQLEAVHKSKNESKLEPSSGANEEELIKRIETLTQENSELYNRISKLEEKGASESGSTESFEAIQELDKSDLLKKIEDLTHKNNELTLKLNKINERENAHVEFTEPFEENADLTMKSSQIEEKGSSDTGSTESFERIPGHNENMTKIELLTQENHELVIKLTKLEEQLEYIEASRTTCRLSDDLQSKVDTLLEENNNQSSELSKLRTQLSELTEENSNLQKQIEALTVEISSIKPEDSLERSKREIDFTMQIDELIEEKTLLQKEIKELRNTLEQSHDVAAQDLEMINLKSKVEELLKEKEELNQEIQKHHEQINTLLEKSNKETPEMPQMDESVSHLHTESMIATSLEREIEEYKRLIAEQTGLIEEMKIKLANKEEELEEKSKQIVEFEASEEKFKRLKNELKEMEEKLEKLSVEKTSIEEGFKVLQNENQLLLEEKKDKEAENNLLKQQMQDTALYESKIQEQLTAISEKENEIAMLKDIVEEKDQELHTKYTELQNKMITIDSLQDEFNNCKMLVEEKDASLTSMSSEVANLNDIIRSKEEEIYFLQKHIAELNDKVKESKPLEEYNELLERLKSRDMSLDEIQYNINATTKENRNLLERVKNLSQQNDDIQNQLAEKQQELDDLIATKEHLDAQIVESKNDKAEAERRAWELQNIIDTNAKFVEDLQTELRTGYKQIEQLKVKHMEDMELQNQRLESLIEELNFKTQECETLKAELQEKERLIGENVTEEVKVALESKITDLDQKLKDSEDKIQMQLEKMKKIAANLKKKTAVCQELETRVTELEEKWMTEKDEKEAKNKQIQDVEISMREKDNKIADLEEKLIQARDETAESIKNIAELVSELNSTKEKMSLHAQQITEMGAEIVRLGAELDLAKSKLDVEKGDKEAILSEYESYKQRIAEENEHKQLELDEVKEKARELGVRMQVMEAEYVEQLATIENLRAESGLLLSKQRQINEKLENAEKESEERRVLIEQMQKEVVTNVTETTQTPEEEITDDYMKSIGVQHCSHCEQCQTLVQALEAKLQEREAEIENLDNELANSIGNFVQMRESLRFNDVMNQTSMRDRALEDPYNELLFKYNTLTASYEEIKTKLDQLLKENKELVDTVEGLRTANATLEEKLGAADQTLEENQQIAERLQSADSSNSDLVKKCEDRETELLNVQKEMQVVQERANQLEEQLNSQIALFKSEEEQRIEIEKLLQDMKSRFEQEIESLKTERNDNRKAVEDLKCELETYKNQKSTESTEESVDKSTIVKREAPMFDFPQTEQDNVPQLFDASKVFGTLSSSDSDPLSDIQVKRLQTLLDEKEAQCFNLTQEIDHLQKIMVEERLQVSQNYSQRVEELEISQKELHAAREHLEKLEQLEQVLMEKDRQIDSLNAELHNFSLRMMEQQNDTDNKFKELSLARDDQIQELGTSLNATKEALEKLVLERDQQNVLLDTYKSQIINLEAELKNSTDPELIQDLEHRTLNITKERDLLQLQVNDLSRSLEEMKESIEVGRNLRMEIEKVARERDEAKELVANLTRGLEEAYKNSDKTSSVTDTSTKESTPLEESTVAQVEPSTSKTSDTGAESTWDVGCTEKFNVDEEAWDWTADTAQLTGELTTTIVPSTEMQLRAKMGDLEDQIKELEKEKERLLVENRTAQLRSAKMIKKLKEYKVQVESLQQQLKIQKSASDFYELDSAIEEELKSQINKLEKALNEVKEEQKTAVAEKEALTKRLDVLVSANERYLEMKERQDMDMDVLRIRNKELSDKVEALDKRLQEVGDVARSETVALKEEAKPIEHDRLQKRSAQGEDLENLCKKYKDEIDDLKDEMEALATENEQLQHYLEEQKVKLSTFESKRTADENESIQIVDDLNKKISELQEMLSKSRDEYESLRKQYEQSLMDANDQVSAMRQNTDYLKEEAFERTNRLEKEVADLRQQLDVSSMTANKSQMKLEKVLREKAALEGKLTELTSTSEKELSTIGASMAEVTELLHVRIQEVAELKQELQRQYVAHEEAMAQFQNTVQQLSNEATEKQQEVESLKRSLSDKENELARQQSTETVDALINQATQELTQRQAMEMEEKEKEVKQLNEKMFALEVAINEYLIEKQNNAGQFDAQQQELEQLKQNLVEKESALVSFQSNLDSMRERLTGKELQVSENEETITKLSAENRGYMEAIGELQKRLGELEATSTHLPEFASRVESLEQELRYARICLAEKESVLERYAQESMEYKVRLENSNTEITQLYGKLEKIDAVKNELQKKTEQVDRLSSELEATGKVLDETRQSLNEKVSFLERSNQMLNEKQMELDRLSTVQQAEHQRGASNIVDGLPLFKMPGDDQDLQHTIDSMRADLDKKQEEIDHLKYILNENTYPSIIQEMQDRINCLYNEKAELESSLEVATLRAEEKEKQIDGLKQQIETQSQELGISKEESISLSRERRSVQDQEEIVKLQNELHAKEQEINDLRYVIAEKDSQLSLQASMEPQSDDFELREMVQRLTTELYAKEQEIQRLNSSIAELQREVSRLQGFERLSNETRDAIQRLNLEKEQVRLEAQEFLEAKLKEKETEIDEIKQRLSMENRSIMDELQLRDRDIENLRIQLAESSKTEQTVKDKLHEKEEEFVRLNVDLAEKERRLAELSITKDAELHNLKVQIHEREVRIEELLALSDEEEKQLNELKNNLEAREMEINSLKTLLEDKVKEYELIQSVLKKDVSLMGTVASGSMESSGDENKASPAQELDLALYMLHQRDVRCEELTLELMQLLEERDTLQLRLSNAIRVNEELRKVGSSNSPKHEVSTSRSEEPLVEHPSPSKSEGPVEIAREAIDSPIGEDKETLAQKLSQLHTVSHTKDVRLRDERELRHTQQMSLLAHRDVLSTLPPEAAARLVNANYTLSRDVQSQSSVLLNWLWGKRTSSVDSSTQKECVTPKVVHM
- the LOC128873492 gene encoding golgin subfamily B member 1-like isoform X1, producing MKWFLLLVIVQFIMWGMSEEPPGSKEAEESEAVKEEEGMCEASKSQVESFKEVMLKNKPTLKKEEEVQEYARRLSKIKSRAKLSRRNKEGHSSKDKSRTLDVASADTSEITIDDISQAKTAKAKSTLLQIKLAEDRKVFEQRTKERTETKRAVEEKVEAIRQQLEEKDVPRPDVMIMGLQTDQLSITPIKPVMITSEVMSPIQIENIREKESKISELNDRILELEATVVDLQENLKEKDSVIESKTKAVTLMSADLSKKGKTTLDTLEDTKDEMRTMQEHFVLLETSLKNKNENLLMQLQERDNKLMELEEIIKRFEQQANEQKLSESASADFSRNTMDTLVETKEAMKSMQENFVLIESSLKAKNDNLLQQLQDYELKLAEANERVFKLESGFGIERDPTIEDLQFKLEKLESSNKQLQDEKYELQKSVADLQDKIVNVSVHGNGAVMEKDNRIVELENLIEELKQSNTLLEEESKVELQKQLADLTSKNEEYTNKITDFENLVHKLEEQKSDIASRLPDESTVKEDEKVAKLSKELEDLNKSMIKIKAQHRSKVKNLQKQLENFKMVSDTNAELVRLANQVALLEEEKGNLQLSLVDFDELKASAGDWQERIVDLESKVSVQAEEIQMQIEAIAALENQKLDLIQELHAAKQEISSLEVENAESENLRVTAEMKVVNLEEQLEAVHKSKNESKLEPSSGANEEELIKRIETLTQENSELYNRISKLEEKGASESGSTESFEAIQELDKSDLLKKIEDLTHKNNELTLKLNKINERENAHVEFTEPFEENADLTMKSSQIEEKGSSDTGSTESFERIPGHNENMTKIELLTQENHELVIKLTKLEEQLEYIEASRTTCRLSDDLQSKVDTLLEENNNQSSELSKLRTQLSELTEENSNLQKQIEALTVEISSIKPEDSLERSKREIDFTMQIDELIEEKTLLQKEIKELRNTLEQSHDVAAQDLEMINLKSKVEELLKEKEELNQEIQKHHEQINTLLEKSNKETPEMPQMDESVSHLHTESMIATSLEREIEEYKRLIAEQTGLIEEMKIKLANKEEELEEKSKQIVEFEASEEKFKRLKNELKEMEEKLEKLSVEKTSIEEGFKVLQNENQLLLEEKKDKEAENNLLKQQMQDTALYESKIQEQLTAISEKENEIAMLKDIVEEKDQELHTKYTELQNKMITIDSLQDEFNNCKMLVEEKDASLTSMSSEVANLNDIIRSKEEEIYFLQKHIAELNDKVKESKPLEEYNELLERLKSRDMSLDEIQYNINATTKENRNLLERVKNLSQQNDDIQNQLAEKQQELDDLIATKEHLDAQIVESKNDKAEAERRAWELQNIIDTNAKFVEDLQTELRTGYKQIEQLKVKHMEDMELQNQRLESLIEELNFKTQECETLKAELQEKERLIGENVTEEVKVALESKITDLDQKLKDSEDKIQMQLEKMKKIAANLKKKTAVCQELETRVTELEEKWMTEKDEKEAKNKQIQDVEISMREKDNKIADLEEKLIQARDETAESIKNIAELVSELNSTKEKMSLHAQQITEMGAEIVRLGAELDLAKSKLDVEKGDKEAILSEYESYKQRIAEENEHKQLELDEVKEKARELGVRMQVMEAEYVEQLATIENLRAESGLLLSKQRQINEKLENAEKESEERRVLIEQMQKEVVTNVTETTQTPEEEITDDYMKSIGVQHCSHCEQCQTLVQALEAKLQEREAEIENLDNELANSIGNFVQMRESLRFNDVMNQTSMRDRALEDPYNELLFKYNTLTASYEEIKTKLDQLLKENKELVDTVEGLRTANATLEEKLGAADQTLEENQQIAERLQSADSSNSDLVKKCEDRETELLNVQKEMQVVQERANQLEEQLNSQIALFKSEEEQRIEIEKLLQDMKSRFEQEIESLKTERNDNRKAVEDLKCELETYKNQKSTESTEESVDKSTIVKREAPMFDFPQTEQDNVPQLFDASKVFGTLSSSDSDPLSDIQVKRLQTLLDEKEAQCFNLTQEIDHLQKIMVEERLQVSQNYSQRVEELEISQKELHAAREHLEKLEQLEQVLMEKDRQIDSLNAELHNFSLRMMEQQNDTDNKFKELSLARDDQIQELGTSLNATKEALEKLVLERDQQNVLLDTYKSQIINLEAELKNSTDPELIQDLEHRTLNITKERDLLQLQVNDLSRSLEEMKESIEVGRNLRMEIEKVARERDEAKELVANLTRGLEEAYKNSDKTSSVTDTSTKESTPLEESTVAQVEPSTSKTSDTGAESTWDVGCTEKFNVDEEAWDWTADTAQLTGELTTTIVPSTEMQLRAKMGDLEDQIKELEKEKERLLVENRTAQLRSAKMIKKLKEYKVQVESLQQQLKIQKSASDFYELDSAIEEELKSQINKLEKALNEVKEEQKTAVAEKEALTKRLDVLVSANERYLEMKERQDMDMDVLRIRNKELSDKVEALDKRLQEVGDVARSETVALKEEAKPIEHDRLQKRSAQGEDLENLCKKYKDEIDDLKDEMEALATENEQLQHYLEEQKVKLSTFESKRTADENESIQIVDDLNKKISELQEMLSKSRDEYESLRKQYEQSLMDANDQVSAMRQNTDYLKEEAFERTNRLEKEVADLRQQLDVSSMTANKSQMKLEKVLREKAALEGKLTELTSTSEKELSTIGASMAEVTELLHVRIQEVAELKQELQRQYVAHEEAMAQFQNTVQQLSNEATEKQQEVESLKRSLSDKENELARQQSTETVDALINQATQELTQRQAMEMEEKEKEVKQLNEKMFALEVAINEYLIEKQNNAGQFDAQQQELEQLKQNLVEKESALVSFQSNLDSMRERLTGKELQVSENEETITKLSAENRGYMEAIGELQKRLGELEATSTHLPEFASRVESLEQELRYARICLAEKESVLERYAQESMEYKVRLENSNTEITQLYGKLEKIDAVKNELQKKTEQVDRLSSELEATGKVLDETRQSLNEKVSFLERSNQMLNEKQMELDRLSTVQQAEHQRGASNIVDGLPLFKMPGDDQDLQHTIDSMRADLDKKQEEIDHLKYILNENTYPSIIQEMQDRINCLYNEKAELESSLEVATLRAEEKEKQIDGLKQQIETQSQELGISKEESISLSRERRSVQDQEEIVKLQNELHAKEQEINDLRYVIAEKDSQLSLQASMEPQSDDFELREMVQRLTTELYAKEQEIQRLNSSIAELQREVSRLQGFERLSNETRDAIQRLNLEKEQVRLEAQEFLEAKLKEKETEIDEIKQRLSMENRSIMDELQLRDRDIENLRIQLAESSKTEQTVKDKLHEKEEEFVRLNVDLAEKERRLAELSITKDAELHNLKVQIHEREVRIEELLALSDEEEKQLNELKNNLEAREMEINSLKTLLEDKVKEYELIQSVLKKDVSLMGTVASGSMESSGDENKASPAQELDLALYMLHQRDVRCEELTLELMQLLEERDTLQLRLSNAIRVNEELRKVGSSNSPKHEVSTSRSEEPLVEHPSPSKSEGPVEIAREAIDSPIGEDKETLAQKLSQLHTVSHTKDVRLRDERELRHTQQMSLLAHRDVLSTLPPEAAARLVNANYTLSRDVQSQSSVLLNWLWGKRTSSVDSSTQKECVTPKVVHM